The following proteins come from a genomic window of Pseudochaenichthys georgianus chromosome 17, fPseGeo1.2, whole genome shotgun sequence:
- the mpz gene encoding myelin protein P0 isoform X3, translating into MLTFVALASVLLLGIVPEQTEAISIYTGWERHALLGSDVHLSCSFFSWRGTSDDVTFSWTYRPDGSRDSISIFHYTSGQAYVDNKGPFRDRVEFVGNPGKRDGSILIKNLDYNDNGTFTCDAKNPPDIVGRPSSVRLLVFETVPIQAGVITGAIIGVVLGLLVLIVVIYYLMRFLVARRVFSLSVSKHGKKKREGTQARQIKV; encoded by the exons ATGCTGACGTTTGTGGCGCTGGCGTCCGTTCTCCTCCTGGGAATag TGCCCGAGCAGACGGAGGCCATATCGATCTACACCGGCTGGGAGCGCCACGCCCTGCTGGGCTCCGACGtccacctctcctgctccttCTTCTCATGGCGCGGCACCTCCGATGACGTCACCTTCTCCTGGACGTACAGACCGGACGGATCCCGTGACAGCATCtct ATCTTCCACTACACCAGTGGGCAGGCCTATGTGGACAACAAGGGCCCCTTCAGGGACCGCGTGGAGTTCGTGGGCAACCCGGGCAAACGTGACGGCTCCATCCTGATCAAGAACCTGGACTACAACGACAACGGCACCTTCACCTGCGACGCCAAGAACCCCCCCGACATCGTGGGCCGTCCCTCCAGCGTGCGGCTGCTGGTGTTTGAGACCG TTCCCATCCAGGCTGGAGTGATCACGGGCGCCATCATCGGGGTGGTGCTGGGCCTGCTGGTGCTCATCGTGGTCATCTACTACCTGATGAGGTTCCTGGTGGCGCGTCGAGTCTTCAGCCTCAGCGTCAG CAAACATGGCAAGAAAAAGAGAGAAGGAACACAGGCGAGACAG
- the mpz gene encoding myelin protein P0 isoform X2 produces MLTFVALASVLLLGIVPEQTEAISIYTGWERHALLGSDVHLSCSFFSWRGTSDDVTFSWTYRPDGSRDSISIFHYTSGQAYVDNKGPFRDRVEFVGNPGKRDGSILIKNLDYNDNGTFTCDAKNPPDIVGRPSSVRLLVFETVPIQAGVITGAIIGVVLGLLVLIVVIYYLMRFLVARRVFSLSVSKHGKKKREGTQARQLWTPPPLTCYPLP; encoded by the exons ATGCTGACGTTTGTGGCGCTGGCGTCCGTTCTCCTCCTGGGAATag TGCCCGAGCAGACGGAGGCCATATCGATCTACACCGGCTGGGAGCGCCACGCCCTGCTGGGCTCCGACGtccacctctcctgctccttCTTCTCATGGCGCGGCACCTCCGATGACGTCACCTTCTCCTGGACGTACAGACCGGACGGATCCCGTGACAGCATCtct ATCTTCCACTACACCAGTGGGCAGGCCTATGTGGACAACAAGGGCCCCTTCAGGGACCGCGTGGAGTTCGTGGGCAACCCGGGCAAACGTGACGGCTCCATCCTGATCAAGAACCTGGACTACAACGACAACGGCACCTTCACCTGCGACGCCAAGAACCCCCCCGACATCGTGGGCCGTCCCTCCAGCGTGCGGCTGCTGGTGTTTGAGACCG TTCCCATCCAGGCTGGAGTGATCACGGGCGCCATCATCGGGGTGGTGCTGGGCCTGCTGGTGCTCATCGTGGTCATCTACTACCTGATGAGGTTCCTGGTGGCGCGTCGAGTCTTCAGCCTCAGCGTCAG CAAACATGGCAAGAAAAAGAGAGAAGGAACACAGGCGAGACAG CTCTGGACACCACCCCCCCTCACTTGCTACCCCCTCCCCTAA
- the mpz gene encoding myelin protein P0 isoform X1, which translates to MLTFVALASVLLLGIVPEQTEAISIYTGWERHALLGSDVHLSCSFFSWRGTSDDVTFSWTYRPDGSRDSISIFHYTSGQAYVDNKGPFRDRVEFVGNPGKRDGSILIKNLDYNDNGTFTCDAKNPPDIVGRPSSVRLLVFETVPIQAGVITGAIIGVVLGLLVLIVVIYYLMRFLVARRVFSLSVSKHGKKKREGTQARQGPVPTADPPKLKAASSEKKKQESRKDKK; encoded by the exons ATGCTGACGTTTGTGGCGCTGGCGTCCGTTCTCCTCCTGGGAATag TGCCCGAGCAGACGGAGGCCATATCGATCTACACCGGCTGGGAGCGCCACGCCCTGCTGGGCTCCGACGtccacctctcctgctccttCTTCTCATGGCGCGGCACCTCCGATGACGTCACCTTCTCCTGGACGTACAGACCGGACGGATCCCGTGACAGCATCtct ATCTTCCACTACACCAGTGGGCAGGCCTATGTGGACAACAAGGGCCCCTTCAGGGACCGCGTGGAGTTCGTGGGCAACCCGGGCAAACGTGACGGCTCCATCCTGATCAAGAACCTGGACTACAACGACAACGGCACCTTCACCTGCGACGCCAAGAACCCCCCCGACATCGTGGGCCGTCCCTCCAGCGTGCGGCTGCTGGTGTTTGAGACCG TTCCCATCCAGGCTGGAGTGATCACGGGCGCCATCATCGGGGTGGTGCTGGGCCTGCTGGTGCTCATCGTGGTCATCTACTACCTGATGAGGTTCCTGGTGGCGCGTCGAGTCTTCAGCCTCAGCGTCAG CAAACATGGCAAGAAAAAGAGAGAAGGAACACAGGCGAGACAG GGCCCCGTGCCTACCGCCGACCCCCCCAAGCTGAAGGCGGCCTCCTCGGAAAAGAAGAAGCAGGAGTCACGCAAGGATAAGAAATAG